A DNA window from Trypanosoma brucei brucei TREU927 chromosome 10, whole genome shotgun sequence contains the following coding sequences:
- a CDS encoding G-actin binding protein, putative ((curated by B. Wickstead, Univ. of Oxford)): MPPPPPAPPPPPPPPPPPKATEGNSSSTVGGAASALFAEIRQGGDNITSRLRHVTDDQKAYKQNIQHGAVDFSDLDAKKAEAEAKRQQKQKQPETTAAEEPVTRLEGDKRWVVKHHKGTPSEPCKVTLEDVNMRHAVHIHGCDNTFVEVKGKVNTVSVVSCNKAQVILESVVSALEVLKSDSVDVTVRRFVPTAMVEKSTSVNLFLMDVEEAPNTEIVTACSSAVNVNFPTVEDPTDILERPLPEQFVSRIVRDNRGKYKIETKPNEVA, from the coding sequence atgccgccgccgccaccagcaccaccgccaccgccaccgccaccacctcCACCCAAGGCAACAGAAGGCAACTCATCAAGCACCGTTGGAGGCGCGGCATCGGCCCTCTTTGCTGAGATCCGCCAGGGTGGTGATAACATTACCTCTCGACTCCGCCACGTGACGGATGATCAAAAAGcatataaacaaaacattCAACACGGTGCCGTTGATTTCTCCGACCTCGATGCAAAGAAGGCAGAGGCGGAGGCCAAGCGACAgcagaagcaaaagcaaccGGAAACCACCGCAGCGGAGGAACCCGTGACGCGACTCGAAGGGGACAAGCGGTGGGTGGTTAAACACCACAAAGGAACTCCTTCGGAACCCTGCAAGGTGACTTTGGAAGATGTCAATATGCGTCATGCCGTGCACATTCACGGTTGTGACAACACATTTGTTGAGGTAAAGGGGAAAGTTAACACGGTCTCCGTTGTGTCATGCAATAAGGCGCAAGTTATCCTGGAGAGTGTTGTCTCGGCTTTGGAGGTCCTCAAGTCTGACAGCGTTGATGTTACGGTGCGGCGTTTTGTCCCCACTGCTATGGTTGAGAAAAGCACGTCGGTGAATCTCTTCCTCATGGATGTTGAGGAGGCGCCGAACACTGAAATTGTAACAGCATGCAGCAGCGCTGTGAATGTGAACTTCCCTACCGTGGAGGATCCAACAGATATTTTGGAAAGACCCCTCCCGGAGCAGTTCGTCTCACGTATTGTGAGGGACAATAGAGGAAAGTATAAGATTGAGACGAAGCCAAATGAGGTGGCGTAG